In Candidatus Afararchaeum irisae, the sequence ACTCTCGAACTCATGCGAGACGTGGGTGTTCTGTAGTAGAATGAGGACACACCACGACGTCTTCTTCGGCGACTCTAGACGTATGAGCCCCGACCAAGAGGTTGATCTCGTGGTTACATCGCCACCGTATCCGATGATAGAGATGTGGGACGACGTCTTCTCGGATCTAAACCCCGAGATACGTGGTGCTCTCGACGACGGAGACGGTCGGACTGCTTTCAGTCTCATGCACCGAGAGCTCGACGAGGTCTGGGAGTCGGTCGACGAAGTAGTCTCGGAGGGCGGCGTCGTCTGTGTAAACGTCGGCGACGCTACACGTAAGATCGGCGGCTCCTTCGAGAGATACCCCAACCACTCACGTATAACACGTAAGTTCACGGAGATGGGATACGAGCCACTCCCCTCTGTTCTGTGGAGAAAGCCCACCAACTCCGCCGCCAAGTTCATGGGGTCGGGGATGCTTCCGACGAACGCCTACGTCACACTCGAACACGAACATATACTCGTCTTCAGGAAGTCGAAGAGGGAGTTCGAGCCCCACTCCGAGAGACGTTACGAGAGTGCCTACTTCTGGGAGGAACGCAACGACTGGTTCTCGGACGTCTGGACTGACGTCAGAGGTGAGTCGCAGTCACTCGACCTCAACGGCGGATCTGAGACCCTCCGTGACACGTCGGCTGCGTTTCCGTTCGAGATCCCCTACCGTCTCATAAATATGTACTCGGTCTACGGCGACACGGTTCTCGATCCGTTCTGGGGAACAGGAACCACGTCGCTTGCGGCGGTCGTATCGGGACGTAACTCCGTCGGCTACGAGATACGCCGAGATCTCGTCGAGAGCTTCGAGCGGAGACTCGACCAAGTCGAGGAAAAGTCAGACGAAGTCGTTGGGAGACGTCTCGGCAGACACACCGACTTCGTGGACGAGACAGACAGGAGCCTGAAGTACATCTCCGAGAACTACGGCTTCGAGGTCATGACCAAACACGAGAGACAGATAAAGTTTTACTCCGTCGACAGTGTCGAAGAAAGACAAAAGACGCGAGAACGAGAAAACGAACAGAAAGACAGACGCTACGTCGCCGACTACTCCGAGTTCGAGTTCTAGTCCGCGGCGACCGCAGCAGTGCTCGAACTACTCTCTTCTCTTATCTTCTGTATGCTCGTGTAGATTATGACTCCCGTGACGAGGAACGCCGCACCTACGACGAAGACTATGCTCACGGTGTTGAGTATCTCAATTCCGTACTGGTTAGCCGCGAGCTTACTAGCCGTAGAGACCGCCGAGATCAGGAGCATCACGGCGAAGTACTCCTTTATCTCCTCTCCGTCTGTGACCGTCGTCGCGCTCGCGCCGACACGCGCGCCGAGAGCACTTCCGGCTAAGAGAGGCATCACTATGCCGAGATTTATCTTCGAGACGTTGAGGAAGGTTCCGTAGGCTCCGAGACCCACTATCTGGAAGAGGTCGGTTCCGACCGCGACCGCCGCGGGGGCACCGAGTATGTATGTCATCGCGGGCATCACGAGGAAGCCTCCGCCCACGCCTATCAGACCCGCGAGGACTCCTATTGAGAACGCAATCGCGAGAGTTACCCAGACGGATATCTCGATTCCGCCTTTTATCTTCATCATAGGCGGTAGCCTGAACGACTTCACCTTCTCCTGTATAGCCGCACCCGACTCAGACTCAGAGTCAGAGTCAGAGTCAGAGTCTCCACTCGAGCGTGCGTCTCTGAGTATGATGACTCCCATCACGACGAGTATCGTCACGAGTATGAGGCTCACGACGACGTTCGAGAGACCGCGAGCCTTCAGCATGTTGAGTATCT encodes:
- a CDS encoding site-specific DNA-methyltransferase — translated: MRTHHDVFFGDSRRMSPDQEVDLVVTSPPYPMIEMWDDVFSDLNPEIRGALDDGDGRTAFSLMHRELDEVWESVDEVVSEGGVVCVNVGDATRKIGGSFERYPNHSRITRKFTEMGYEPLPSVLWRKPTNSAAKFMGSGMLPTNAYVTLEHEHILVFRKSKREFEPHSERRYESAYFWEERNDWFSDVWTDVRGESQSLDLNGGSETLRDTSAAFPFEIPYRLINMYSVYGDTVLDPFWGTGTTSLAAVVSGRNSVGYEIRRDLVESFERRLDQVEEKSDEVVGRRLGRHTDFVDETDRSLKYISENYGFEVMTKHERQIKFYSVDSVEERQKTRERENEQKDRRYVADYSEFEF
- a CDS encoding sulfite exporter TauE/SafE family protein, which produces MVLGVGLSTVAIFMVFGVLIGVLFGFFGMGGSLLILPAILVAGYPADVAAGNSLAFVFGTAVISVLKHRDHGQIDYKLGAVFLLGGTLLGETVGHEILNMLKARGLSNVVVSLILVTILVVMGVIILRDARSSGDSDSDSDSESESGAAIQEKVKSFRLPPMMKIKGGIEISVWVTLAIAFSIGVLAGLIGVGGGFLVMPAMTYILGAPAAVAVGTDLFQIVGLGAYGTFLNVSKINLGIVMPLLAGSALGARVGASATTVTDGEEIKEYFAVMLLISAVSTASKLAANQYGIEILNTVSIVFVVGAAFLVTGVIIYTSIQKIREESSSSTAAVAAD